A single region of the Acidobacteriota bacterium genome encodes:
- a CDS encoding serine/threonine-protein kinase, translating into MFEPGPEATDGESSSSYCPPSTDEVLDALVRHALDLDPPQRRSYLREACAAHPSRGPDLLHRAQALIADGEATDSLLRSGGALLPGALSFDALVSSPSGQPATSSSFTDRPPSRVGRYRLLEELGRGGMGVVYLAQRDDGTVEQEVAVKLLPTGAHPAALDLFLRERQILADLEHPSIARLIDAGITPEAQPFLVMERVEGEPLDRHCDEHDLDLRKRVGLLIEVCAAVEAAHRRLIVHRDLKPSNILVTAQGRVKLLDFGIAKLLGSSSPQPTEPAGPVEAPSTTAATACFLTPQYASPEQVRGKTVAVASDIYQLGLLAFELLTGNRPYELRGLSPAQAEQRICTEPPPRPSSTCDHPRDSEADYRPRPRELAGDLDAIVLKALRKEPDRRYGSVAELREDLQRYLSVFPVAARPDTWQYRLSKLLQRHRLVVAIAATAGLVILSLVTAFTWSLAQERDQTLRAAHRAEAERQRAEEQRQETQEVVDFLVGLFRASDPYATGPRVATADGTGNRQLLARDLLNRGAEELATAFPERPSLQARLLQTVGAISSSLEEFQRADPLLRRALVLRESVPGDRRQEVAEAAYDLGRHLLQTRQWDEAAVQLQRSLRLRRQVFGPRHPLVADAALELANVRHRQGRYAESEQLLQEVVAIHAALGTAGSEQSLATLFRLGQSRLERGDLEAAEEIFQRSLRIARAHREPTSPSVANALKLVARCRVEQGDPRSALPLFHQALEIYEQRFGADSLEASNVRQNLAVTHYELGDVESTLRLLREALVTVEAKVGASSLDALALRFNLAALQLESGDPAEAELELQRLRPLLRQHLAPTHKLTLLNDLTLGRALLGQGKDHQAQRLLRSTLDALEENFGPRGQYVDEALLVLAEARHRLAEPHRAEALYRRALDLRRSTLAAGAPEIAEAESALAAFLRAEGRESEAADLEAQVEALQAGTSQAEALGAS; encoded by the coding sequence ATGTTTGAGCCCGGCCCCGAAGCCACCGATGGAGAAAGCTCCAGCTCCTACTGCCCTCCCTCCACCGACGAGGTATTGGACGCCCTGGTGCGCCATGCCCTGGATCTCGATCCCCCGCAGCGCCGCTCCTATCTCCGCGAAGCTTGCGCCGCCCACCCCTCCCGAGGCCCCGACCTACTGCACCGGGCCCAGGCGCTCATCGCCGACGGCGAGGCCACCGATTCCCTCTTGCGCAGCGGCGGAGCGCTGCTCCCGGGAGCCCTCTCCTTCGATGCCCTCGTGTCCTCCCCAAGTGGCCAGCCGGCAACGTCCTCGAGCTTCACCGACCGGCCTCCCAGCCGCGTCGGCCGCTACCGGCTGCTGGAAGAGCTCGGCCGTGGCGGCATGGGGGTGGTCTACCTCGCCCAGCGGGACGACGGCACGGTAGAGCAGGAGGTGGCGGTCAAGCTCCTCCCTACCGGCGCTCATCCGGCGGCTCTGGACCTCTTCCTGCGCGAACGCCAGATCCTCGCCGATCTCGAGCATCCCTCCATCGCCCGCCTCATCGACGCCGGCATCACCCCCGAGGCTCAGCCCTTCCTGGTCATGGAGCGAGTGGAGGGTGAACCGCTGGATCGGCACTGCGACGAACACGACCTCGACCTGCGGAAACGGGTCGGCCTGCTCATCGAGGTCTGTGCCGCGGTGGAGGCCGCCCACCGCCGGCTCATCGTCCACCGGGACCTCAAACCCTCCAATATTCTGGTCACCGCTCAGGGTCGGGTGAAGCTGTTGGACTTCGGCATCGCCAAGCTCCTGGGGTCCTCCTCCCCCCAGCCGACCGAACCCGCCGGGCCCGTCGAGGCCCCGAGCACCACCGCCGCCACCGCTTGCTTCCTGACCCCCCAATACGCCAGCCCGGAGCAAGTGCGGGGGAAGACCGTCGCCGTCGCCTCCGACATCTACCAGCTGGGCCTCTTGGCCTTCGAGCTGCTCACCGGAAATCGCCCCTACGAGCTGCGGGGCCTCAGCCCCGCCCAGGCGGAGCAACGCATCTGCACCGAGCCGCCACCGAGGCCCAGCTCCACCTGCGACCATCCACGGGATTCCGAGGCGGACTATCGCCCGCGGCCCCGGGAGCTGGCGGGTGATCTCGATGCCATCGTGCTCAAGGCCCTGCGCAAGGAGCCGGACCGCCGCTATGGCTCCGTGGCAGAGCTGCGGGAAGACCTCCAACGCTACCTCTCCGTCTTCCCCGTCGCCGCTCGCCCGGACACCTGGCAATATCGTCTGAGCAAGTTGCTCCAACGCCATCGGCTGGTGGTGGCCATCGCCGCCACCGCCGGCCTGGTGATCCTGAGCCTGGTGACGGCCTTCACCTGGAGCCTGGCGCAGGAACGGGACCAGACTCTGCGCGCCGCCCACCGCGCCGAGGCGGAGCGCCAGCGGGCGGAAGAGCAGCGCCAGGAGACCCAGGAGGTGGTGGACTTCCTGGTCGGCCTGTTCCGGGCCTCCGACCCCTATGCCACCGGCCCCCGAGTCGCTACCGCCGACGGCACCGGAAACCGCCAGCTCCTCGCCCGAGACCTCCTCAACCGCGGCGCCGAAGAGCTCGCCACCGCCTTCCCGGAACGCCCCTCGCTGCAGGCCCGGCTGCTGCAGACCGTCGGCGCCATCTCCAGCAGCCTGGAAGAATTCCAGCGCGCCGACCCTCTGCTGCGCCGCGCTCTGGTGCTGCGGGAAAGCGTCCCCGGGGACCGCCGGCAAGAGGTTGCGGAAGCCGCCTACGACCTCGGCCGGCATCTGCTCCAGACCCGCCAGTGGGACGAGGCCGCAGTCCAGCTGCAGCGCTCCCTGAGGCTTCGCCGCCAGGTTTTCGGTCCACGCCACCCGCTCGTCGCCGACGCCGCTTTGGAGCTCGCCAACGTGCGCCACCGCCAGGGCCGCTATGCCGAGAGTGAGCAGCTGCTCCAGGAAGTGGTCGCCATTCACGCAGCCCTGGGTACCGCCGGTTCGGAACAGAGCCTGGCGACCCTCTTCCGCCTCGGCCAGAGCCGATTGGAACGGGGCGACCTGGAAGCCGCCGAGGAAATCTTCCAGCGCTCGCTGAGGATTGCCCGCGCCCACCGTGAACCCACCAGTCCGTCGGTGGCCAACGCCCTCAAGCTGGTGGCCCGCTGCCGGGTCGAGCAGGGCGATCCACGCTCCGCTCTCCCCCTGTTCCACCAGGCCCTGGAGATCTACGAGCAGCGCTTCGGCGCCGACAGCCTGGAAGCCTCCAACGTGCGCCAGAATCTCGCCGTCACCCACTACGAGCTGGGGGATGTGGAGAGCACCTTGCGCCTGCTGAGGGAAGCGCTGGTCACCGTCGAGGCGAAGGTCGGGGCGAGCTCCCTGGATGCTCTGGCTCTGCGCTTCAACCTCGCGGCGCTGCAGCTCGAGAGCGGCGACCCCGCCGAGGCGGAGTTGGAGCTCCAGCGGCTGCGGCCGCTGCTGCGCCAGCACCTCGCTCCCACCCACAAGCTCACCCTGCTCAACGACCTGACCCTCGGCCGTGCGCTGCTGGGTCAGGGCAAAGACCACCAAGCCCAGAGGCTCCTGCGCTCCACCCTCGACGCCCTGGAGGAAAACTTCGGGCCTCGGGGTCAATATGTCGACGAAGCTCTGCTGGTCCTCGCCGAAGCCCGCCACCGCCTGGCCGAGCCCCACCGCGCCGAGGCTCTCTACCGCCGCGCCCTCGATCTCCGCCGCTCGACCCTCGCCGCCGGCGCTCCGGAGATTGCCGAAGCCGAGTCCGCCCTCGCCGCCTTCCTCCGCGCCGAGGGCCGGGAGTCGGAGGCGGCGGACCTGGAGGCCCAGGTCGAGGCTTTGCAGGCCGGGACTTCACAGGCCGAGGCTCTGGGAGCTTCCTGA
- a CDS encoding ECF-type sigma factor has product MITTSPPFSRSSSQPFPTDSPTARETSFDDPSVGGLAAELYQELKRTAHFQLRRRRPWETLDTTALVHEAYLKIARRPPARRWRDSEHFRAAAATAMRHILVDAARRRLSEKHGGGRRPEPLQGAALGSGSLESRLPDPGAPFPAAHAEHVLAVHQALDRLAAFDSRLPQIVECRFFAGFSSAETAEALGISERTVRRDWIRARGWLRSWLRSDGTEPTDAPRRGSDV; this is encoded by the coding sequence ATGATCACTACCAGCCCGCCGTTCTCCCGTTCTTCGAGCCAACCCTTCCCCACCGACTCACCCACCGCTCGAGAGACGTCGTTCGACGACCCGAGCGTCGGCGGACTCGCCGCCGAGCTCTACCAGGAGCTCAAGCGCACCGCTCACTTCCAGCTGCGGCGCCGCCGGCCTTGGGAGACCCTTGACACCACGGCCTTGGTGCACGAGGCCTACCTGAAGATCGCCCGCCGGCCGCCAGCCCGACGGTGGCGAGACAGCGAACACTTCCGGGCCGCCGCCGCCACCGCCATGCGCCACATTCTGGTGGACGCCGCCCGGCGCCGTCTGAGCGAGAAACACGGCGGCGGCCGGCGGCCGGAACCGTTGCAGGGCGCGGCCCTCGGCAGCGGTAGCCTGGAATCGAGACTGCCGGATCCCGGAGCCCCCTTCCCCGCTGCTCACGCCGAGCACGTATTGGCGGTGCACCAGGCGCTGGATCGGCTGGCGGCCTTCGATAGCCGGCTGCCTCAGATCGTCGAATGCCGTTTCTTCGCCGGCTTCTCCAGCGCCGAGACCGCAGAAGCCCTGGGCATCTCCGAGCGCACCGTGCGCCGCGACTGGATCAGGGCCAGGGGTTGGCTGCGCAGCTGGTTGCGCTCCGACGGCACGGAACCGACGGATGCTCCTCGGCGAGGCAGCGATGTTTGA